Proteins found in one Campylobacter canadensis genomic segment:
- a CDS encoding PfkB family carbohydrate kinase produces MLNILVVGDLILDEYLFCDCLRISPEAPVPVINPKYNKLSLGGCANVALNIKKLGANVDVLSVLGNDECANFIKKMLKENEINYEIISDKNKKSSKKTRIFGQNQQIVRIDVESCEVISDDMADCLFKNIEDKNYDAIVFSDYDKGVLSPYLVKKIISFAKNKNILTLADPKKDFLKFKDIDILTPNYKEATEFLGLFDDEDDDNLSKKLILMKEKLNIKYPLITLGKNGIALYNNNTLTRHLALAKEVFDVTGAGDSVISSLAYFLSRKKDINEAIKLANKAAAIVVSKIGSYAVSIDEINEFSEDDIYKKQVKNISEFVQKNKNKKIVFTNGCFDLLHLGHLSYLRKAKQLGDLLVIGLNSDESIKRLKGLARPINDINTRLAMLCALEFIDAVIVFSDDTPLEIIKELKPDILVKGADYKDKEIVGSNFAKQTCLIDFVDGYSSTNIINKIKETQC; encoded by the coding sequence ATGCTTAACATTTTAGTAGTAGGCGATTTAATTTTAGATGAATATTTATTTTGTGATTGCCTTAGAATTAGCCCTGAAGCACCTGTACCTGTGATTAATCCTAAATACAATAAACTTTCTTTAGGTGGATGTGCTAATGTTGCTTTAAATATTAAAAAACTTGGAGCAAATGTTGATGTTTTAAGTGTTTTAGGTAATGATGAGTGTGCTAATTTTATTAAAAAGATGCTTAAAGAAAACGAGATTAATTATGAAATTATAAGTGATAAAAATAAAAAAAGTTCAAAAAAGACTAGGATTTTTGGACAAAATCAACAAATTGTAAGAATTGATGTTGAAAGCTGCGAGGTAATAAGCGATGATATGGCTGATTGCTTGTTTAAAAATATAGAAGATAAAAATTATGACGCTATTGTTTTTAGTGATTATGATAAAGGTGTTTTAAGCCCTTATTTGGTAAAAAAGATTATCTCCTTTGCAAAAAATAAAAATATTTTAACCCTAGCAGACCCTAAAAAAGACTTTTTAAAATTTAAAGATATTGATATTTTAACTCCAAATTATAAAGAAGCAACAGAATTTTTAGGCCTTTTTGATGATGAAGATGATGATAATTTAAGTAAAAAATTAATATTAATGAAAGAAAAATTAAATATTAAATATCCTTTAATTACCTTAGGTAAAAATGGAATAGCTTTATATAATAACAATACATTAACAAGACATCTTGCTTTAGCTAAAGAAGTCTTTGATGTTACAGGAGCGGGTGATAGTGTAATTAGCTCTTTAGCTTATTTTTTATCAAGAAAAAAAGATATAAATGAAGCAATTAAACTTGCAAATAAAGCAGCAGCTATTGTAGTTAGTAAAATAGGCTCATATGCTGTTAGTATTGATGAAATTAATGAATTTAGCGAAGATGATATTTATAAAAAGCAAGTAAAAAATATAAGCGAATTTGTGCAAAAAAATAAAAATAAAAAAATTGTATTTACAAATGGTTGCTTTGACTTGTTACATTTAGGACATTTAAGTTATTTAAGAAAGGCTAAACAATTAGGAGATTTATTGGTAATTGGGCTAAATTCTGATGAGAGCATTAAAAGATTAAAAGGTTTAGCAAGACCAATTAATGATATAAATACTCGTTTAGCTATGCTTTGTGCTTTAGAATTTATTGATGCGGTAATTGTTTTTAGCGATGATACTCCACTAGAAATTATAAAAGAGTTAAAGCCAGATATCTTAGTAAAAGGTGCTGATTATAAAGACAAAGAAATTGTAGGCAGTAATTTTGCTAAACAAACTTGCTTGATTGATTTTGTTGATGGCTATTCAAGTACAAATATTATAAATAAAATAAAGGAAACACAATGTTGA
- the ccoS gene encoding cbb3-type cytochrome oxidase assembly protein CcoS, with translation MTFVIFLMIAVSIILAFIALLAFIWGLKNKQFLDKDAFLNLNDSEEALNDAITLENRKKQALKKRALFLDRDGVINVDFSYVYERLEFVDGIFDLCKYFYDKAYLIIVITNQSGIGRGYFTKEQMQEFHLRIQNEFKKHNIEIKEFFVCPHTPDDNCECRKPKPKMILDAIKKYDIDENNCVFVGDKISDVQAAFAANIENIYLFTKDKLEQKNCKIIDDFNKIIKDFNA, from the coding sequence ATGACTTTTGTGATTTTTTTAATGATAGCAGTTTCAATAATTTTAGCATTTATAGCACTACTTGCTTTTATTTGGGGTTTAAAAAATAAGCAGTTTTTAGATAAAGATGCTTTTTTAAATTTAAACGATAGCGAAGAAGCATTAAATGATGCAATTACATTAGAAAATAGAAAAAAACAAGCACTTAAAAAAAGAGCTTTGTTTTTAGATAGAGATGGTGTGATTAATGTTGATTTTTCTTATGTTTATGAAAGGCTTGAATTTGTTGATGGGATTTTTGATTTATGTAAATATTTTTATGATAAGGCTTATTTAATAATAGTTATTACCAATCAAAGCGGAATAGGGCGTGGTTATTTTACTAAAGAACAAATGCAAGAATTTCATTTAAGAATTCAAAACGAATTTAAAAAACACAATATAGAAATTAAAGAATTCTTTGTTTGCCCTCATACTCCAGATGATAACTGTGAATGCAGAAAACCAAAGCCAAAAATGATACTTGATGCGATTAAAAAATATGATATTGATGAAAATAATTGTGTTTTTGTAGGCGATAAAATAAGCGATGTTCAAGCAGCTTTTGCAGCTAATATTGAAAATATTTATTTATTTACAAAGGATAAACTAGAGCAAAAAAATTGTAAAATAATTGATGATTTTAATAAAATAATAAAGGATTTTAATGCTTAA
- a CDS encoding heavy metal translocating P-type ATPase, whose product MKCAHCSLEYQENQLIKAGNLYFCCNGCKSVYEIIKSNNLDEFYKNANNLSKVEISNVDESVVFKEKIANNISQITFNIPNIHCSACVWLIEKFLLKNEAIVSININYFSKRAQVEFIDDKTSVQEILNQITKLGYKVLPLSADYNKAYKNHQKSYSKLIVAVVCVMNIMWLSIARYAGYFSSMDADIKDIINFAEFILCTPVLFYTALPMFNSAKNALKLKSLNMDCLVVGGALLAYIYSLCAMFLRLEYLYFDSVAMIICFVYAGKFLENLTKKNAIKNVDFLSDLINAEVNLIKNNEVVKSSVYEIKKGDVLRFFTGDKILFDGLCVGGKAKLNTSAITGEAKLKSVSLNSKIISSSVVYSGSCDVKTECEFKDSYIQKIANILNNTKKSNLQKLTDKISSYFCFAILFLAFICFLFNIENINEAIIRSVSVLIIACPCALALSAPVCNLCAINQALKHCILFKNANDVENLSKIKYAVFDKTGVLTSFNLKLSSYEIYSKKDILEELLSLNNHILALNIKDNLKLTKHIISNENYTQIDGKGVIYIKDNKKYFLGSAKFLKENGVNVKSFDKTEVFFADEKELLAYFVFENKINDGALELINFLKSKNIECIMLSGDKEQECKKTAQSLNITKYKAECLPTDKIDFLTSLNSKEILMIGDGINDALALKQALVSISFKQASDLAKNTSDIIILDDNLNKIKSAIRLAKRTYFTIKTNLLISLFYNLISLPLAFNGYINPLVAALFMSFSSICVILNAQRLNNFLTKEVK is encoded by the coding sequence ATGAAATGTGCTCATTGTTCCCTAGAATACCAAGAAAATCAGTTAATTAAGGCAGGAAATTTATATTTTTGTTGTAATGGCTGCAAGAGTGTTTATGAAATAATTAAAAGCAATAATTTAGATGAATTTTATAAAAATGCAAATAATTTAAGCAAGGTAGAAATAAGTAATGTTGATGAAAGTGTAGTTTTTAAAGAAAAAATTGCAAATAATATAAGCCAAATTACTTTTAATATCCCTAATATTCATTGTTCTGCTTGTGTTTGGTTAATAGAAAAATTTTTGCTTAAAAATGAGGCTATTGTTAGTATTAATATTAATTATTTTAGTAAAAGAGCGCAAGTTGAGTTCATAGATGATAAAACAAGTGTTCAAGAAATTCTAAATCAAATTACAAAACTTGGCTACAAAGTTTTACCCTTAAGCGCTGATTATAATAAAGCTTACAAAAATCATCAAAAATCATATTCAAAATTAATAGTAGCAGTAGTTTGCGTTATGAATATAATGTGGCTTAGCATTGCTAGATATGCTGGATATTTTTCTAGTATGGATGCTGATATTAAGGATATTATTAATTTTGCTGAGTTTATTTTATGCACCCCTGTATTATTTTATACTGCCTTGCCTATGTTTAATAGTGCTAAAAATGCTTTAAAGTTAAAAAGTTTAAATATGGATTGTTTAGTAGTTGGCGGAGCTTTGCTTGCTTATATTTATAGCCTTTGTGCTATGTTTTTAAGGCTTGAATATTTGTATTTTGATAGTGTAGCTATGATTATTTGCTTTGTTTATGCAGGAAAATTTTTAGAAAATTTAACCAAGAAAAATGCAATAAAAAATGTAGATTTTTTAAGTGATTTAATAAATGCTGAGGTTAATTTAATTAAAAATAACGAAGTTGTAAAAAGTAGTGTTTATGAGATTAAAAAAGGCGATGTTTTAAGGTTTTTTACTGGGGATAAAATATTATTTGATGGGCTATGTGTTGGCGGTAAAGCAAAACTAAATACAAGTGCAATAACAGGAGAAGCGAAATTAAAAAGTGTTAGTTTAAATTCAAAAATAATTAGCTCAAGTGTAGTTTATAGCGGAAGTTGTGATGTAAAAACTGAATGTGAATTTAAAGATAGTTACATTCAAAAAATAGCAAATATTTTAAATAATACAAAAAAATCTAATCTTCAAAAGCTTACTGATAAAATAAGTTCGTACTTTTGTTTTGCTATTTTGTTTTTAGCTTTTATTTGTTTTTTATTTAATATTGAAAACATAAACGAAGCTATTATTAGAAGTGTTAGTGTTTTAATAATAGCTTGTCCTTGCGCACTTGCGCTTAGCGCTCCTGTTTGTAATTTATGTGCTATTAATCAAGCTTTAAAACATTGTATTTTGTTTAAAAATGCTAATGATGTTGAGAATTTAAGTAAAATAAAATATGCGGTTTTTGATAAAACAGGAGTTTTAACCAGCTTTAATTTAAAGCTTAGTTCTTATGAAATTTATTCAAAAAAAGATATTTTAGAAGAGCTTTTGAGTTTAAACAATCATATTTTAGCTTTAAACATAAAAGATAATTTAAAATTAACAAAACATATAATAAGTAACGAAAATTATACGCAAATAGATGGTAAAGGTGTAATTTATATTAAAGATAATAAAAAATATTTTTTAGGAAGTGCAAAATTTTTAAAAGAAAATGGTGTGAATGTAAAGTCTTTTGATAAAACTGAAGTCTTTTTTGCTGATGAAAAAGAGCTTTTAGCTTATTTTGTGTTTGAAAATAAAATAAATGATGGAGCCTTAGAATTAATAAATTTTTTAAAGAGTAAAAATATTGAATGTATAATGCTTTCAGGCGACAAAGAACAAGAATGTAAAAAAACTGCACAAAGTTTAAATATTACAAAATATAAAGCAGAATGCTTACCTACTGATAAGATTGATTTTTTAACTTCTTTAAATTCTAAAGAAATTTTAATGATAGGAGATGGGATAAATGATGCTTTAGCTCTAAAACAAGCCTTAGTTTCAATATCTTTTAAACAAGCAAGTGATTTGGCTAAAAATACAAGCGATATAATAATCCTAGATGATAATTTAAATAAAATTAAAAGCGCTATACGATTAGCAAAAAGAACATATTTTACTATTAAAACAAATCTACTTATTTCTTTATTTTATAATTTAATTTCTTTACCACTTGCTTTTAATGGTTATATTAATCCTTTAGTAGCAGCCTTGTTTATGTCTTTTAGCTCAATTTGTGTAATTTTAAATGCACAAAGATTAAATAATTTTTTAACAAAGGAAGTAAAATGA